The following are from one region of the Carnobacterium gallinarum DSM 4847 genome:
- a CDS encoding LPXTG cell wall anchor domain-containing protein, giving the protein MKNSTLLGLIIIGTLGLGLAVTAVASFTDLGLFSKDTVDSSLSASSSREKTESKSTNKKESIGSEESKESKDSQSSASESQSSEKQTSEKTETESQESESKETGNKEAKKETPNSDEATTDSVAPVETGAGYESIPEETDDVNSMFNVESPPDMPVDSTVPEEETAEDGKQAAVSGQSKINATNQESAQDTLLAAGSSSAKTKIQSTTTPIYVTDTFPQTGETQINNRLSLIGIVVTVLAFFSLYLKKRNV; this is encoded by the coding sequence ATGAAAAATTCAACCTTGTTAGGACTTATTATTATTGGGACATTGGGATTAGGATTGGCAGTCACTGCAGTTGCTTCATTTACAGACTTAGGCCTTTTTTCAAAAGATACTGTAGATAGTAGTTTGAGTGCAAGTAGTTCAAGGGAAAAAACTGAATCAAAATCAACTAATAAAAAAGAAAGTATCGGTAGTGAAGAAAGTAAAGAAAGTAAAGATAGTCAATCTTCAGCGTCAGAAAGTCAAAGTTCTGAAAAGCAAACTTCAGAAAAAACAGAGACTGAAAGTCAAGAATCTGAGAGTAAAGAAACAGGAAACAAAGAAGCAAAAAAAGAAACACCTAATTCAGATGAGGCCACTACAGACAGTGTTGCTCCAGTTGAGACAGGTGCTGGCTATGAAAGTATTCCAGAAGAAACAGATGATGTTAATTCAATGTTCAATGTTGAGTCACCTCCGGATATGCCGGTTGATTCTACAGTACCCGAAGAAGAGACAGCTGAGGATGGCAAACAAGCAGCTGTTAGTGGTCAATCCAAAATAAATGCAACAAATCAAGAATCAGCCCAAGACACTCTGTTAGCGGCTGGTTCTTCTAGTGCGAAGACAAAGATTCAAAGCACTACAACACCCATTTATGTGACTGATACATTTCCACAAACAGGTGAAACGCAAATCAATAACAGGTTGAGCTTAATAGGAATAGTAGTGACAGTTCTAGCCTTTTTTAGTCTGTATTTAAAGAAGAGAAACGTTTAG
- a CDS encoding DUF1648 domain-containing protein, with protein MIEFAGLMSIIIIFVGVSSGVTPYFNRSSQFGVTLPEKYQNNSLVKTQQKKFLWVNILLGIILAVPIIYFIGFEDAEKAALWISFYLLFALVVFFTVTSILFLTIRKKIMNFKAELPVSELELQDLVIDTNYRHRKLIVPSYFILLTNLLIIVLVVAITFVNYDRIPHQIVTHWTIDMQPDRMTTKTIFTILYVPIIQVFMMGIFYLSNYSFQKAKQKIDPRHPEVSVEKNRAFRYAWSVFMLILSIAVQLLMAVIQLVMIFNWMDKINFPLVLVLFFVLILGGSIYLSFKYGQSGERFKVRNATDSETKTVSGYDDDASWKMGAIYFNPKDPSVWVEKRFGIGITMNMARWQTWCFLLGLLCFPIMITLLFM; from the coding sequence ATGATTGAATTTGCAGGATTAATGAGTATCATAATAATTTTTGTTGGAGTGTCTAGTGGTGTGACTCCATATTTTAATCGTAGTAGTCAATTTGGTGTGACTTTACCAGAAAAATATCAAAATAACTCTTTAGTAAAAACACAACAAAAAAAGTTCCTTTGGGTAAATATTCTACTGGGGATTATTTTAGCAGTACCCATAATTTATTTTATTGGATTTGAAGATGCTGAGAAAGCTGCTCTTTGGATTTCTTTTTATTTGCTTTTTGCTTTAGTAGTATTCTTTACAGTTACAAGCATATTATTTTTGACAATTCGTAAAAAAATAATGAATTTCAAAGCTGAATTGCCTGTTTCAGAGCTAGAATTGCAAGATTTAGTGATTGATACAAACTATCGCCATAGAAAATTGATCGTTCCTAGCTACTTTATTCTACTGACGAATCTTTTGATCATTGTTTTAGTTGTAGCAATTACCTTTGTCAATTATGATCGTATTCCTCACCAGATAGTCACTCATTGGACTATTGATATGCAACCAGATAGAATGACGACTAAAACTATCTTTACGATACTTTACGTACCTATAATTCAAGTGTTTATGATGGGGATTTTTTATCTTTCTAATTATTCGTTTCAAAAAGCCAAACAAAAAATTGATCCACGACACCCGGAAGTATCTGTTGAAAAGAATCGAGCGTTTCGATATGCTTGGTCTGTATTTATGCTGATACTTTCAATTGCTGTTCAATTGTTGATGGCGGTGATTCAATTGGTAATGATTTTTAATTGGATGGATAAAATTAATTTTCCGCTAGTTCTTGTGCTATTTTTCGTCCTAATACTTGGTGGATCAATTTATCTATCATTTAAATACGGACAAAGTGGTGAACGTTTTAAAGTAAGAAATGCAACAGATTCAGAAACTAAAACAGTATCTGGTTATGACGATGACGCTAGTTGGAAAATGGGGGCTATTTATTTTAATCCTAAAGATCCTTCTGTCTGGGTAGAGAAACGTTTTGGTATTGGAATTACGATGAATATGGCTCGTTGGCAAACATGGTGCTTTTTACTGGGGCTGTTATGCTTTCCAATTATGATTACTCTGCTATTTATGTAG
- a CDS encoding DUF871 domain-containing protein gives MGKLGISIYPERSTFEEDQAYLDLAHKYGYKRVFTSLLEIDGDADKVLGSFNKVVAYANSLGMEVMVDINPGLFTQLNISYDDLSFFHKMGAYGIRLDIGFTGQEEARMTRNPYGIKIEVNMSSGTKYIESIMAYSPNRENLLGSHNFYPHRYSGLEYNHFVYCSNQYRNHNLNTAAFVNSHAATFGPWPMQDGLCSLEDHRDLEIATQVKHFVLTDLIDDIIIGNAYASEEELKAMAEAFNADYPSVKVDLSETISDVERKVVLDELHSYRGDRSAYILRSTMTRIKYKNEAFPPHDTTDMTRGDLLIDNVDFGQYKGEMQIALKDMKNIGRVNVVGRVSEDELFLLEFLKPWSNFKLIDNK, from the coding sequence ATGGGAAAATTAGGTATTTCGATTTATCCAGAACGTTCAACATTTGAAGAAGATCAAGCTTATTTAGATTTAGCACATAAATATGGCTATAAACGGGTGTTTACTAGTCTATTGGAAATTGACGGAGACGCAGACAAAGTTTTAGGTAGTTTTAACAAAGTAGTTGCTTATGCAAACAGCTTAGGCATGGAAGTGATGGTGGACATTAATCCAGGATTGTTTACACAGTTAAACATCTCTTACGATGATTTATCTTTTTTCCATAAAATGGGTGCTTATGGAATCCGCTTGGATATTGGTTTTACTGGTCAAGAAGAAGCTCGTATGACAAGAAATCCGTATGGAATTAAAATTGAAGTGAACATGAGCTCAGGTACTAAGTACATTGAAAGTATCATGGCTTATTCTCCTAATCGAGAAAATTTACTAGGCTCACATAATTTTTATCCACATCGTTATTCAGGTTTAGAGTACAACCATTTTGTATATTGTTCAAATCAATACCGCAACCATAACTTAAATACAGCTGCTTTTGTCAATTCACATGCAGCTACATTTGGACCTTGGCCAATGCAAGATGGACTTTGTTCATTAGAAGATCATCGTGATTTAGAAATCGCTACTCAAGTAAAACATTTTGTCCTAACTGATTTAATTGATGATATTATTATTGGAAATGCTTACGCATCTGAAGAAGAGTTAAAAGCAATGGCTGAAGCCTTTAATGCAGACTATCCTTCAGTGAAGGTTGACCTATCAGAAACGATTAGCGACGTTGAACGCAAAGTTGTATTAGATGAATTACACAGTTACCGTGGTGATCGTTCAGCGTATATCTTACGTTCAACAATGACTCGGATCAAATACAAGAATGAAGCATTCCCACCACACGATACAACAGATATGACTCGTGGCGATTTACTAATTGACAATGTTGATTTTGGTCAATATAAAGGCGAAATGCAAATTGCATTAAAAGATATGAAAAATATTGGGCGTGTCAATGTAGTGGGTAGAGTCAGTGAGGATGAATTATTTTTACTAGAATTCTTAAAACCGTGGTCAAACTTTAAATTAATTGACAACAAATAA
- a CDS encoding peptidylprolyl isomerase has protein sequence MKNKKLVWGVILLIIAIIAIVVGVVYANNNKSDDAKTAQSSSISQVTESSSSVEAVDFSNLTLPQLTTDVTDKEAVVEIVTTMGSIKIKLFPQYAPKAVENFITHSKNGYYNGTIFHRVIENFMIQGGDPDGTGMGGQSIWGKPFGVETSPELYNIRGALSMAKTNEPISIGSQFYIVQNTDDMSGQTNSSTTPEKIVDAYKKGGYPSLDGGYTVFGQVIEGMDIVDKIAAVKVTNDKPDEDIKIEKINIIQEAK, from the coding sequence ATGAAAAATAAAAAATTAGTCTGGGGCGTCATTCTATTAATTATTGCGATTATCGCAATTGTTGTAGGAGTTGTTTATGCGAATAATAATAAAAGTGATGATGCTAAAACAGCACAATCTTCTTCGATTAGTCAAGTTACGGAAAGTAGTAGCAGCGTAGAAGCTGTTGATTTCTCAAACTTAACCTTACCTCAACTGACAACAGATGTAACTGATAAAGAAGCTGTTGTTGAAATCGTAACAACCATGGGATCGATTAAGATTAAATTATTCCCACAATATGCACCAAAAGCAGTTGAGAACTTTATAACTCACAGTAAAAACGGATATTATAACGGAACAATTTTCCATCGCGTTATTGAGAATTTCATGATTCAAGGTGGCGATCCTGATGGAACAGGTATGGGTGGACAAAGTATCTGGGGCAAACCATTTGGCGTTGAAACTTCCCCTGAGCTTTATAACATTCGTGGCGCATTATCCATGGCAAAAACAAACGAACCTATTTCAATTGGTAGTCAGTTCTATATCGTTCAAAATACAGACGATATGAGCGGACAAACAAATTCAAGTACAACCCCTGAAAAAATTGTTGATGCTTATAAAAAAGGTGGATATCCAAGTTTAGATGGTGGATATACAGTTTTTGGTCAAGTTATTGAAGGTATGGATATTGTAGATAAAATCGCAGCTGTCAAAGTTACGAATGACAAACCTGATGAAGATATCAAAATCGAAAAAATCAATATTATTCAAGAAGCAAAATAA
- the obgE gene encoding GTPase ObgE, which produces MFLDQVTINVKAGSGGNGMVAFRREKYVPDGGPAGGDGGNGGNVVFVVDEGLRTLMDFRFNRHFKAQDGEKGMSKGMHGRGAGDNLIKVPPGTTVRDTDTGLVLGDLVHEGQQLIVAEGGRGGRGNIRFASARNPAPEIAENGEPGQERNLELELKVLADVGLVGFPSVGKSTILSIVSKARPKIGAYHFTTLVPNLGMVQAEDGRSFVMADLPGLIEGASQGIGLGTQFLRHIERTRVILHVIDMSGSEGRDPFDDYLAINKELETYNLRLMERPQLIVANKMDMPESEENLKVFKEKVNALKEDEFADDVQVFPISAISHKGMNNLLSAAADVLDVTSEFPLYELEDEDETVMYKHTPEEKGFEITRDPDAAWVLSGDKLEKTFKMTNFEHDESIMRFARQLRAMGVDEEMRARGAKDGDIVRIMKYEFEFVE; this is translated from the coding sequence ATGTTTTTAGATCAAGTGACAATTAATGTTAAAGCAGGTTCCGGTGGGAATGGTATGGTTGCTTTTCGTCGAGAAAAATATGTACCTGATGGTGGTCCTGCAGGTGGTGATGGTGGAAACGGCGGAAATGTTGTTTTTGTTGTTGATGAAGGATTAAGAACTTTAATGGATTTCCGTTTCAATCGTCATTTTAAAGCTCAAGATGGTGAAAAAGGTATGAGCAAAGGAATGCATGGTCGTGGAGCTGGAGATAATCTAATTAAAGTTCCACCAGGTACAACGGTTCGTGATACAGATACTGGTTTAGTTTTAGGTGATTTAGTGCATGAAGGTCAACAATTAATTGTTGCTGAAGGTGGTCGCGGAGGTCGCGGGAATATTCGTTTTGCTTCAGCTCGTAATCCAGCACCTGAAATCGCTGAAAATGGTGAACCAGGACAAGAACGCAATTTAGAATTAGAACTAAAAGTACTTGCAGATGTTGGTTTAGTAGGCTTTCCTTCTGTTGGGAAATCAACTATTCTATCAATTGTATCAAAAGCACGTCCTAAAATCGGTGCATATCACTTTACAACTCTTGTGCCTAACTTAGGTATGGTTCAAGCAGAAGATGGTCGTAGTTTTGTTATGGCTGATTTACCAGGACTGATTGAAGGAGCTTCACAAGGTATTGGTTTAGGAACACAATTCTTACGTCATATTGAACGGACTCGTGTTATTCTTCATGTTATTGATATGAGTGGTAGTGAAGGTCGTGATCCATTTGATGATTATTTAGCAATTAACAAGGAACTAGAAACGTATAACTTACGTTTGATGGAACGTCCGCAATTAATCGTAGCCAATAAAATGGATATGCCAGAGTCAGAAGAAAACTTAAAAGTCTTTAAAGAAAAAGTAAATGCCTTAAAAGAAGATGAGTTTGCCGATGATGTTCAAGTTTTCCCAATTTCAGCGATTAGTCATAAAGGGATGAATAATTTATTAAGTGCTGCTGCTGATGTACTGGATGTTACTTCTGAGTTCCCTCTTTATGAGTTAGAGGATGAAGATGAAACGGTAATGTACAAACATACACCAGAAGAAAAAGGCTTTGAGATTACTCGTGATCCAGATGCAGCTTGGGTTCTTAGTGGAGATAAGCTTGAGAAAACATTCAAGATGACGAACTTTGAACACGATGAAAGTATCATGCGTTTTGCTCGTCAGTTGAGAGCAATGGGCGTAGATGAAGAAATGCGCGCTCGTGGTGCTAAAGATGGCGACATCGTTCGTATCATGAAATATGAATTTGAATTTGTTGAATAA
- a CDS encoding acyltransferase family protein — protein MENQKRLKKSRYMSGLDGIRALAVLGVIFYHLTPHMVPGGFLGVPIFFVLSGYLITDLLIQEFEQNQKISLKQFWKRRLNRLYPALVTMLILVTGWITIFERNLLLNIRNTIISSLLYLNNWWQIMQGDSYFDRFATPSPFVHLWSLAIEGQFYLIWPILVVVAIVFIKKNIRIFWTFMGVALVSGLLMAFLYVPGGDPSRVYYGTDTRSFSLLIGSALAFVWPSNRLKATIPRKGQLTLDAIGLVASVGLIFMMVTVTDNNPFTYYGGIFIYSLISAVLIGVTAHPATWFSKLLSVQPLKWLGERSYGLYLWQYPIMVLYEVKVGDTSLQPIRHLIIQLVLIIVIAEASYRFIEMPFKKLNVRAILNGEVLINRLKEFWQEKSPKAWIQKAGVVLLSLVLIVSLVGFITAPVGDSPATIRLAEKLRANKAKIEKQKTDKEKDKNAQQLPVKQAVYGLSDEQMKVASQMDITFVGDSVLLSVVSPLEEVFPLATIDGEIGRQLYNTLPVVTTLKQQNKLGNPVVLELGTNGAFTDKQIDDLILTIGEKRKIYIINTQVPKNWKNSVNQGIKNVATRYKNIQVIDWNSYSAGKTDWFYEDGVHPNEIGAEQYAELIAKAILTDQKK, from the coding sequence ATGGAGAATCAAAAAAGACTAAAGAAAAGTCGTTATATGTCTGGTTTAGATGGAATTCGAGCATTAGCTGTATTAGGTGTTATTTTTTATCATTTAACTCCCCATATGGTGCCAGGTGGTTTCTTAGGTGTTCCGATTTTTTTTGTATTATCAGGTTATTTGATTACAGATTTATTGATTCAAGAGTTTGAACAAAATCAAAAAATTAGTTTAAAACAATTTTGGAAGCGACGCTTGAATCGTCTATACCCAGCATTGGTAACTATGTTAATTCTAGTTACTGGTTGGATCACTATTTTTGAACGGAATTTATTATTAAATATTCGGAATACAATTATTAGCAGCTTATTGTATTTAAACAATTGGTGGCAGATTATGCAAGGGGATTCTTATTTTGACCGTTTTGCGACACCTTCTCCGTTTGTTCACTTATGGTCTTTGGCGATTGAAGGTCAATTTTATTTGATTTGGCCAATTTTAGTAGTTGTTGCAATCGTTTTTATTAAGAAAAATATTCGGATTTTTTGGACATTTATGGGAGTAGCTTTAGTGTCGGGATTGTTGATGGCATTTTTGTATGTTCCAGGTGGTGATCCAAGTCGTGTTTATTACGGAACAGATACACGTTCTTTTTCGTTGTTAATTGGTTCTGCCTTAGCTTTTGTTTGGCCAAGTAATCGATTAAAGGCAACTATTCCTCGAAAAGGCCAATTAACCTTAGATGCTATTGGTTTAGTCGCAAGTGTCGGCTTAATTTTTATGATGGTAACAGTGACAGATAATAATCCATTTACTTATTATGGTGGGATTTTTATTTATAGTCTAATTAGTGCTGTATTAATTGGAGTCACTGCTCATCCAGCAACCTGGTTTTCAAAATTATTGAGTGTTCAGCCTTTAAAGTGGCTAGGTGAACGTAGTTATGGTTTATATTTATGGCAATATCCGATTATGGTTTTGTATGAGGTTAAGGTGGGAGACACAAGTTTACAGCCAATTCGACATTTAATCATTCAACTAGTTTTAATTATTGTTATTGCTGAGGCTTCTTATCGCTTCATTGAGATGCCCTTTAAAAAGTTAAATGTGCGAGCTATCTTAAATGGAGAAGTCCTAATAAACCGCTTAAAAGAATTCTGGCAGGAGAAATCGCCTAAAGCATGGATACAAAAAGCAGGAGTTGTCTTATTAAGTTTAGTGTTGATTGTCTCATTAGTCGGATTTATAACGGCTCCTGTTGGTGATAGTCCAGCAACCATTCGTTTAGCGGAGAAACTTAGGGCGAATAAAGCAAAAATTGAAAAACAAAAGACCGATAAAGAAAAGGATAAAAATGCTCAACAACTTCCAGTTAAGCAAGCAGTATACGGCTTAAGCGATGAACAAATGAAAGTCGCTAGTCAGATGGATATTACTTTTGTTGGCGATTCCGTTTTATTAAGTGTTGTGAGTCCACTTGAAGAAGTTTTTCCTTTAGCAACAATAGATGGTGAAATTGGACGACAATTATATAATACATTGCCTGTTGTCACTACTTTAAAACAACAAAATAAATTAGGAAATCCAGTTGTTTTAGAATTAGGAACAAATGGTGCATTCACGGATAAGCAGATAGACGATCTCATTTTGACAATTGGTGAAAAAAGAAAAATTTATATTATTAATACTCAAGTCCCAAAAAATTGGAAAAATAGTGTTAATCAAGGTATAAAAAATGTAGCAACACGTTATAAAAATATTCAAGTAATTGATTGGAATAGCTATAGTGCTGGAAAAACAGACTGGTTTTATGAAGATGGTGTTCATCCAAATGAAATAGGTGCTGAACAGTATGCCGAGTTAATTGCAAAAGCGATTTTAACAGATCAAAAGAAATAA